In one Heterodontus francisci isolate sHetFra1 chromosome 16, sHetFra1.hap1, whole genome shotgun sequence genomic region, the following are encoded:
- the LOC137378008 gene encoding LOW QUALITY PROTEIN: beta-1,3-galactosyl-O-glycosyl-glycoprotein beta-1,6-N-acetylglucosaminyltransferase 7-like (The sequence of the model RefSeq protein was modified relative to this genomic sequence to represent the inferred CDS: substituted 1 base at 1 genomic stop codon), translating to MVYHELEQISMFKKINGQGSWNLNCYMVCDRGLNSNMIKFVSMKWYLRLSILIAAAIIVSFFKLSYYIKGPIMQNELQCNFSRYCPAILNGEEEAIQLGDLCQKQWQPESFHIQDPVNCSRIILDHHFITSSLSQEEASYPLAYIITIHKELEMFVKLLRAIYNPQNVYCIHVDQKSPEDYKRKIKSLADCFDNIFIASKTEHVVYGGFSRLQADINCMKDLVNSAVDWKHVINLCGQDFPIKTNREIIWHIKRKWKGKNITPGIPQPSNMKYRTEYSYKEINNGNAYIYRLNQKKTEPPMELAIYFGTAYYVLTRKFVQFVLEDARAKALLEWSRDTYSPDEHYWVTLNRLKDAPGTIPNASWEGNIRAVKWAPXAGPTLESCKGHYVHAICVYGLRDLKWIIQQPGMFANKFEITTSPLTVRCMEQWYRDRILSQTSATIQPQWYLQD from the exons ATGGTATATCATGAATTAGAACAAATATCAATGTTCAAAAAG ATAAACGGACAGGGAAGCTGGAATCTCAATTGCTACATGGTCTGTGACAGAGGGTTAAATTCGAATATGATCAAATTTGTTTCAATGAAGTGGTACTTGAGGTTAAGTATTTTAATAGCTGCTGCCATAATTGTATCCTTCTTCAAACTTTCATATTACATTAAGGGTCCTATTATGCAAAATGAGCTTCAGTGTAATTTCAGTAGATACTGTCCTGCAATTTTAAATGGTGAAGAGGAAGCAATCCAACTTGGAGACCTCTGCCAAAAGCAGTGGCAGCCAGAATCATTTCACATTCAGGACCCAGTTAACTGTTCCAGAATCATACTAGATCATCATTTCATAACAAGTTCTCTGTCACAAGAAGAAGCCAGCTATCCCCTGGCTTACATTATCACTATCCATAAAGAGCTTGAAATGTTTGTTAAACTTCTACGAGCAATTTATAATCCACAGAATGTTTATTGTATTCATGTTGACCAAAAGTCACCAGAAGACTACAAGAGAAAGATAAAGAGCTTGGCTGATTGCTTCGATAACATATTTATAGCTTCAAAAACAGAACATGTAGTTTATGGTGGATTTTCACGCCTGCAGGCAGACAtaaattgtatgaaagatcttgtAAACTCAGCAGTCGACTGGAAGCATGTCATCAACCTCTGTGGACAAGACTTCCCAATTAAAACAAACAGGGAAATCATTTGGCACATAAAAAGAAAATGGAAGGGCAAGAATATCACACCAGGAATACCACAACCATCAAATATGAAATACAGGACAGAGTACAGTTACAAAGAGATCAATAATGGCAACGCCTACATTTATCGACTTAACCAGAAGAAAACTGAACCGCCAATGGAGCTTGCTATTTATTTTGGAACAGCATACTATGTACTCACAAGAAAATTTGTGCAATTTGTACTGGAAGACGCACGTGCCAAAGCTCTTCTCGAGTGGTCCCGGGATACGTACAGCCCCGATGAACATTACTGGGTGACACTGAATCGCTTGAAGG ATGCACCTGGTACAATCCCAAATGCTTCGTGGGAAGGCAATATACGGGCAGTAAAATGGGCACCCTAAGCAGGCCCAACCCTTGAAAGCTGTAAAG GGCATTATGTGCACGCTATCTGTGTGTATGGCCTCAGAGATCTAAAATGGATCATTCAACAACCAGGTATGTTTGCCAATAAGTTTGAAATTACAACATCCCCTCTGACTGTGAGGTGTATGGAGCAATGGTATAGGGATCGTATACTGAGTCAAACTTCAGCAACTATACAACCACAATGGTACCTTCAGGACTAA